The following are encoded in a window of Candidatus Neomarinimicrobiota bacterium genomic DNA:
- a CDS encoding DUF354 domain-containing protein — KMRIWFDLSNSPHINFFYSLIRDLEKDHEIIITCRLLANTIDLLKLHHLSFEVVGRHYGANLLNKILGYPVRVVQLYQYLRSRKPDVAISHSSFHSPAVSCLLGCRSIYLNDNEHAVGNVPAFLAADTIMIPEFLDRQRIHKQGASNVKIIQYPGVKEGIYLWNLADLSRREFARNEKNEKKEKVVFVRPEPWTAQYYKGDLNFMDSLLLGLKEHVKVVLLPRGESQAVHYRRPDFSRITILDKPMGLAEVVQDCSMFIGAGGTMTREMAVLGIPTISVYQDDLLDVDKYLISIDQMIHRPDLDADFALEYLKNCVQKPPSKELLTKGQQAYEMIKSILLGNNV; from the coding sequence AAAAGATGCGAATCTGGTTTGACCTATCAAATTCACCGCACATTAATTTTTTTTATTCTCTGATTCGAGATCTGGAAAAAGATCATGAAATCATAATCACTTGCCGGCTGCTTGCTAATACGATTGATCTCTTGAAGCTTCACCATTTATCTTTTGAAGTGGTTGGCCGACATTACGGTGCCAACTTATTAAATAAAATTTTGGGTTATCCGGTACGGGTTGTTCAGCTTTATCAGTACTTACGCAGCCGGAAACCAGATGTGGCGATTTCACACAGTTCATTTCACTCTCCTGCGGTTTCCTGTCTTCTTGGATGTCGATCTATCTATTTGAACGATAATGAGCATGCAGTTGGTAATGTGCCGGCCTTTCTTGCTGCCGATACCATAATGATTCCTGAATTTCTAGATCGACAGCGCATCCACAAACAAGGGGCAAGTAATGTGAAAATTATACAGTACCCTGGCGTAAAAGAAGGGATTTATTTATGGAATCTGGCAGATCTTAGTAGGAGAGAATTTGCTAGAAATGAGAAAAATGAAAAAAAGGAAAAAGTTGTGTTTGTCCGGCCTGAGCCATGGACCGCGCAGTATTATAAAGGGGATCTGAATTTTATGGACTCTTTATTGCTTGGGTTGAAGGAACACGTCAAAGTTGTTCTTCTTCCCCGAGGCGAATCTCAGGCAGTACATTATAGAAGACCCGATTTTTCCCGCATTACCATCTTGGATAAACCGATGGGATTAGCGGAAGTTGTTCAGGATTGCAGCATGTTCATCGGTGCAGGTGGCACGATGACGCGCGAAATGGCTGTGCTGGGTATCCCGACCATTTCAGTTTATCAGGACGATTTGCTTGATGTTGACAAATATTTAATAAGTATCGATCAGATGATTCACCGGCCTGATCTTGATGCAGACTTCGCTCTTGAATATCTCAAAAACTGTGTGCAAAAACCGCCAAGCAAGGAGTTGCTGACCAAAGGGCAGCAGGCCTATGAAATGATAAAGTCCATTTTGCTGGGTAATAACGTATAA
- a CDS encoding Gfo/Idh/MocA family oxidoreductase, with amino-acid sequence MIKAGLVGLGKMGISHCSIVNTHPEVDLVAVCDTSKFVLSCIGKYAGIKCFKNYKKMIDTCNLNCVIVATPTKFHADMVRYALKRNLHIFVEKPFCLHIDDGQEMVAIAERNNLVNQVGYHNRFIGTFQKVRDLVRDNTIGEVYHFLGEAYGPVVLKEKGGTWRSDMAEGGGCLYDYASHVINLVQFILGNPDSVSGSVLKKIYSKGVDDAVYATLLYNNGLSGQLSVNWSDETYRKMSTQVTILGKRGKIIADAQECKIYLRDEQAGAKLEKGWNLRYVTDLSQDVWFYLRGEEYSAQIDHFIQCIKTNNRDNINSFAGALQTDNIVNLLKNDAMARV; translated from the coding sequence ATGATTAAAGCCGGTCTTGTTGGCTTGGGTAAAATGGGGATTTCCCATTGCTCAATTGTCAATACCCATCCTGAAGTTGATCTTGTGGCTGTTTGCGATACTTCGAAGTTTGTGTTGTCATGTATCGGTAAATACGCTGGTATTAAGTGTTTCAAAAATTACAAGAAAATGATCGATACGTGTAATCTGAATTGCGTAATTGTCGCTACTCCTACGAAATTTCATGCTGATATGGTGCGGTATGCATTAAAGCGTAATCTGCATATCTTTGTTGAAAAACCATTCTGTCTGCATATTGATGACGGCCAGGAAATGGTTGCAATTGCCGAGCGTAATAATTTGGTAAACCAGGTAGGGTATCATAATCGTTTTATCGGAACCTTTCAGAAGGTTAGGGACCTGGTCAGAGACAATACTATTGGTGAAGTCTATCATTTCCTCGGAGAGGCGTATGGTCCGGTAGTTCTGAAAGAAAAAGGGGGTACATGGCGCTCTGATATGGCTGAGGGGGGAGGATGCTTATATGATTATGCTTCCCATGTCATTAATTTGGTCCAGTTTATATTAGGAAATCCTGACAGCGTTTCCGGGAGTGTTCTGAAGAAGATTTATTCCAAAGGTGTTGATGACGCAGTTTATGCAACCCTTTTGTATAACAATGGCCTTAGCGGCCAGCTTTCGGTGAACTGGAGTGACGAGACCTATCGCAAAATGTCAACCCAGGTCACTATTCTTGGTAAGCGAGGTAAAATTATTGCGGATGCGCAGGAGTGCAAAATTTACCTTCGCGATGAGCAAGCAGGTGCCAAGCTGGAGAAGGGATGGAATCTGCGTTACGTCACCGACTTGTCGCAAGATGTATGGTTTTACCTTCGGGGTGAGGAATATTCCGCCCAGATCGATCACTTTATTCAGTGCATCAAGACAAACAACAGGGACAACATCAATTCATTTGCCGGTGCATTACAGACTGACAACATAGTCAATTTACTCAAGAATGACGCAATGGCGAGGGTTTGA
- a CDS encoding type II toxin-antitoxin system mRNA interferase toxin, RelE/StbE family yields the protein DFKEFHIGGDVLVVYYVEDDIIRLTRIGTHSQIFK from the coding sequence AGATTTTAAAGAATTTCATATTGGTGGAGATGTACTGGTTGTATATTATGTTGAAGACGACATTATCAGGTTAACGAGAATCGGCACTCATTCTCAGATATTTAAATAG